From the Streptomyces pluripotens genome, one window contains:
- a CDS encoding TIGR01777 family oxidoreductase — MKVVLPGGTGQVGTILERALTAAGHEVTVLTRRPVRAHHIGWDGATLGRWAAALDGCDAVINLAGRSVSCRYTPENLRAMMDSRVDSARVVGEAIAAAARPPRVWLQMSTATVYAHRFDAAHDEATGLIGGSEPGVPDYWAYSVEIAQNWERAQAEAPTPETRKVALRSAMVMSPDRGGVFDVLSRLARLGLGGPVAGGAQYVSWIHDQDFVQAVEFLIARDDLEGPVNLASPGPLPQRDLMRALRTAWGIPVGLPATRWMAELGAFALRTDTELLLKSRRVVPGRLRAAGFTFAYPEWGTAATSLVRRARLVRAASRRVPASSQAA; from the coding sequence ATGAAGGTGGTACTGCCCGGGGGAACGGGACAGGTCGGCACCATTCTCGAACGTGCACTGACGGCGGCCGGGCACGAGGTCACGGTGTTGACCCGGCGTCCTGTACGGGCGCACCACATCGGATGGGACGGGGCCACGCTCGGCCGCTGGGCCGCGGCGCTCGACGGCTGCGACGCCGTGATCAACCTGGCCGGGCGCAGCGTCTCGTGCCGCTACACCCCCGAGAACCTACGCGCGATGATGGACTCACGGGTGGATTCGGCACGGGTGGTCGGCGAGGCGATCGCCGCCGCGGCACGGCCGCCGCGCGTCTGGCTGCAGATGAGTACGGCGACGGTCTACGCCCACCGCTTCGACGCGGCCCATGATGAGGCGACCGGGCTGATCGGGGGCTCGGAGCCCGGGGTGCCGGACTACTGGGCGTACAGTGTCGAGATCGCGCAGAACTGGGAGCGGGCGCAGGCCGAGGCACCGACTCCCGAGACCCGCAAGGTGGCGCTGCGCTCGGCGATGGTCATGAGCCCGGACCGGGGCGGTGTGTTCGACGTGTTGTCGCGGCTGGCGCGCCTCGGGCTGGGCGGTCCGGTGGCCGGCGGCGCACAGTACGTCTCCTGGATCCACGACCAGGACTTCGTGCAGGCGGTGGAGTTCCTGATCGCCCGTGACGATCTCGAAGGGCCAGTGAACCTCGCCTCGCCAGGCCCCCTTCCGCAGCGCGACCTCATGCGGGCGTTGCGCACGGCCTGGGGCATCCCGGTGGGGTTGCCAGCGACACGCTGGATGGCCGAGTTGGGGGCGTTCGCACTGCGCACGGACACGGAGCTGCTGCTCAAGAGCCGTCGGGTGGTACCGGGCCGGCTGCGCGCGGCCGGGTTCACTTTCGCGTATCCCGAATGGGGGACGGCCGCTACGTCCCTCGTACGCCGAGCCAGGCTGGTTCGTGCGGCATCGCGGCGGGTCCCTGCATCGAGCCAGGCAGCGTAG
- a CDS encoding cytochrome c oxidase assembly protein: MTHMTGPMWMPMAPPTLGRLLAFHPQPLPVEPLACLLALALYGLAVWRLRRRGDRWPLHRTLLWNAGVLSIAAVTCTGVGGYGMELFSVHMVQHMVLSMLSPILLLLGAPITLALRALPVARRGRTGPREVIVWLVHSRPARVVSSPFFTLPLFIASLYGLYFTPLFDFFMHSWLGHEWMLAHFLVTGLLFFWPIMGVDPAPRRPSHVLRMLELFIGMPFHAFFGIAVMMSSTLIVGFFAHPPAAWHLVPLSDQNMGGGIAWAFSEIPTVMVLIALLVQWAASDRRAAVRADRQADRDHDAELSAYNAYLARLAARDDPA, from the coding sequence ATGACGCACATGACGGGGCCGATGTGGATGCCCATGGCGCCGCCGACCCTGGGCCGGCTGCTGGCCTTCCACCCGCAGCCCCTGCCGGTGGAGCCCCTCGCCTGCCTGCTGGCCCTGGCCCTGTACGGCCTGGCCGTGTGGCGGCTGCGCCGCCGCGGCGACCGGTGGCCGCTGCACCGCACCCTGCTGTGGAACGCGGGCGTGCTCAGCATCGCGGCCGTCACCTGCACCGGTGTGGGCGGCTACGGCATGGAACTGTTCAGCGTCCACATGGTGCAGCACATGGTGCTGTCCATGCTCTCGCCGATCCTCCTGCTGCTCGGCGCGCCCATCACCCTCGCCCTGCGGGCACTGCCCGTCGCGCGGCGCGGCCGTACCGGTCCCCGCGAGGTCATCGTATGGCTCGTGCACAGCCGTCCGGCTCGGGTGGTCTCCTCGCCCTTCTTCACCCTGCCGTTGTTCATCGCCAGTCTCTACGGCCTCTACTTCACCCCGCTGTTCGACTTCTTCATGCACAGCTGGCTGGGCCACGAGTGGATGCTCGCCCACTTCCTGGTGACCGGCCTGCTGTTCTTCTGGCCCATCATGGGCGTTGACCCCGCACCGCGCCGCCCCTCCCACGTGCTGCGGATGCTGGAGCTGTTCATCGGCATGCCCTTCCACGCCTTCTTCGGCATCGCCGTGATGATGTCCAGCACGCTCATCGTCGGCTTCTTCGCACACCCGCCGGCCGCCTGGCACCTTGTCCCGCTCTCCGACCAGAACATGGGAGGCGGCATCGCCTGGGCCTTCAGCGAGATCCCCACGGTGATGGTGCTGATCGCCCTGCTCGTCCAGTGGGCCGCCAGCGATCGCCGCGCCGCAGTCCGCGCAGACCGCCAGGCCGACCGGGACCACGACGCCGAACTCAGCGCATACAACGCCTACTTGGCCCGCCTTGCTGCCCGTGACGACCCGGCGTGA
- a CDS encoding (R)-mandelonitrile lyase, whose translation MEFLSRQSTSKAPAEWFTGDVWWDVIHPGDAPSRMRAVLVRFTPGARTAWHHHALGQTLHVVSGVALVGTRDGTVFEAHPGQTVSCPPGEEHWHGAAPDHFMEHLALWEGSDDGAPETSWAEHVTDEQYAAGPRTRA comes from the coding sequence ATGGAATTCCTCAGCAGACAGTCCACCAGCAAGGCCCCGGCCGAGTGGTTCACCGGCGACGTGTGGTGGGACGTGATCCATCCCGGTGACGCGCCGTCGCGGATGCGTGCGGTCCTCGTCCGCTTCACGCCCGGCGCCCGCACCGCCTGGCACCACCACGCCCTCGGCCAGACCCTGCACGTGGTCTCCGGAGTGGCCCTGGTCGGTACGCGCGACGGCACCGTCTTCGAGGCTCACCCCGGCCAGACCGTTTCCTGCCCGCCGGGCGAGGAGCACTGGCACGGTGCCGCTCCCGACCACTTCATGGAACATCTGGCGCTGTGGGAGGGCTCCGACGACGGCGCCCCCGAGACGTCGTGGGCCGAACACGTCACGGACGAACAGTACGCAGCCGGTCCGCGCACTCGCGCCTGA
- a CDS encoding cytochrome P450, which produces MTEAPMLDPGLIAQLLPFDPFDPAFLADPYPSYAQVREKGPVTRTPLGLWAVTGHEACSAVLRDQRFGWGDGAAVADHFRHGADGSVVRPFIFADPPEHTRIRALVSKAFAARQVDRMRATAERVVHELIETARAEAGDGPIDLMRAVAHPLPGRMQNALLDVPAEHAARFDELSGDIARGLDPSFLLAPEEIAKRDSARAELYHYIGELAERRRADPGTDLISELVSVEEGGDKLTPHELEVTCTLLLSAGYATTVNLIGNGMLALLGRPEQRDWLRADPDRVPAAVEEMLRFDPPVQMISRVAVAEAEIAGHTVQPGEQVMLMIGAASHDPAVYDDPDALKLDRPAGRNLGFGLGIHFCVGAPLARLTAQAAVSALTALDLELLTETPARVPNIIMRGLAELPVRISG; this is translated from the coding sequence ATGACCGAAGCTCCGATGCTCGACCCGGGCCTCATCGCCCAGCTGTTGCCCTTCGACCCATTCGACCCGGCCTTCCTGGCCGACCCCTACCCGAGCTACGCACAGGTCCGCGAGAAGGGCCCGGTGACCCGGACCCCGCTGGGGCTGTGGGCGGTGACCGGGCACGAGGCCTGTTCGGCCGTGCTGCGCGATCAGCGATTCGGATGGGGCGACGGCGCCGCCGTCGCCGACCACTTCCGCCACGGGGCCGACGGCTCGGTGGTGCGGCCGTTCATCTTCGCCGACCCGCCCGAGCACACCCGGATCCGTGCCCTGGTCAGCAAGGCGTTCGCCGCACGCCAGGTGGACCGGATGCGCGCCACTGCCGAGCGGGTCGTGCACGAGCTGATCGAGACCGCCCGCGCCGAGGCGGGCGACGGCCCCATCGACCTGATGCGCGCGGTGGCGCACCCGCTGCCCGGCCGGATGCAGAACGCGCTGCTGGACGTCCCGGCCGAGCACGCCGCCCGGTTTGACGAGTTGTCCGGCGACATCGCCCGTGGTCTGGACCCCAGCTTCCTGCTCGCTCCCGAGGAGATCGCCAAGCGGGACAGCGCCCGCGCCGAGCTGTACCACTACATCGGTGAGCTGGCCGAGCGGCGTCGAGCTGACCCGGGCACCGACCTGATCAGCGAGTTGGTCTCGGTCGAGGAGGGCGGGGACAAGCTGACCCCGCACGAACTGGAGGTCACCTGCACGCTGCTGCTCTCGGCCGGGTACGCCACCACGGTCAACCTGATCGGTAACGGCATGTTGGCGCTCCTGGGCCGCCCCGAACAGCGGGACTGGCTGCGTGCCGACCCGGATCGGGTGCCCGCCGCGGTCGAAGAGATGCTGCGCTTCGACCCGCCGGTGCAGATGATCTCCCGGGTCGCGGTGGCCGAGGCCGAGATCGCCGGGCACACCGTCCAGCCGGGGGAACAGGTCATGCTGATGATCGGCGCGGCCAGCCACGACCCGGCGGTCTACGACGACCCCGACGCGCTCAAGCTGGACCGGCCGGCCGGCCGCAACCTGGGCTTCGGCCTGGGCATCCACTTCTGTGTCGGCGCGCCGCTGGCCAGGCTCACCGCACAGGCCGCAGTGTCCGCCCTGACCGCGCTGGACCTGGAACTGCTGACCGAGACGCCGGCCCGGGTACCCAACATCATCATGCGTGGCCTGGCCGAACTGCCCGTCCGGATCTCCGGCTGA
- the ispG gene encoding flavodoxin-dependent (E)-4-hydroxy-3-methylbut-2-enyl-diphosphate synthase — protein sequence MATIDPQPPAMPPPPPEPRRRSRQLRIGNVLVGGDAPVSVQTMTTTNTADVDATLQQIAEVTAAGCDIIRVAVPTADDAAALPAITARSPIPVIADIHFQPRYVFQAIDAGCAAVRVNPGNIRKFDDRVEDIAKAAADARVPLRIGVNAGSLDPRLLARHGAATAEALVESALWEASLFEEHGFSDIKIAVKHHDPLVVVAANRLLASRCVYPLHLGVTEAGPTLQGSVKSAVAFGILLSEGIGDTIRVSLSAPPLEQVKAGCHILACLGLRPRKLEIVSCPGCGRLQVDIHKLATRVEAAFGGFPHPLRIAVMGCVVNGPGEARAADLGVSSGNGKGQIFVKGKVIATVPEAQIVNRLLEEALRLAQEDPTPTEQAGP from the coding sequence ATGGCCACCATCGACCCGCAACCGCCCGCCATGCCGCCCCCGCCGCCAGAACCACGCCGCCGCTCCCGCCAGCTGCGCATCGGGAACGTCCTGGTGGGCGGGGACGCACCGGTGAGCGTGCAGACTATGACCACCACCAACACCGCCGACGTGGACGCCACCCTCCAGCAGATCGCCGAGGTCACCGCAGCCGGCTGCGACATCATCCGCGTCGCGGTACCCACTGCTGACGATGCCGCCGCACTACCTGCCATCACCGCCCGCTCGCCGATCCCGGTCATCGCCGACATCCACTTCCAGCCCCGCTACGTCTTCCAGGCGATCGACGCCGGCTGCGCCGCGGTCCGCGTCAACCCCGGCAACATCAGGAAGTTCGACGACAGGGTGGAGGACATCGCCAAAGCGGCAGCCGACGCGCGGGTGCCACTGCGGATCGGGGTGAACGCCGGCTCCCTCGATCCCCGACTGCTCGCCCGGCACGGCGCGGCCACCGCCGAGGCCCTGGTCGAATCCGCGCTGTGGGAAGCCTCACTGTTCGAGGAACACGGCTTTTCCGATATCAAGATCGCGGTCAAGCACCACGACCCCCTGGTCGTGGTGGCCGCCAACCGGCTGCTGGCCAGCCGCTGCGTCTACCCCCTCCACCTGGGCGTCACCGAGGCTGGTCCCACCCTTCAGGGCTCTGTCAAGTCCGCCGTCGCCTTCGGCATCCTGCTCTCGGAAGGCATCGGCGACACCATCCGCGTCTCCCTGTCCGCGCCCCCCTTAGAGCAGGTCAAAGCGGGCTGCCACATCCTGGCCTGCCTGGGGCTGCGGCCCCGCAAGCTGGAAATCGTCTCCTGCCCCGGCTGCGGCCGCCTCCAGGTCGACATCCACAAACTGGCAACCCGGGTCGAAGCGGCCTTCGGCGGCTTCCCCCACCCGCTGCGCATCGCCGTCATGGGCTGCGTCGTCAACGGGCCCGGTGAAGCCCGCGCCGCCGACCTCGGTGTCTCCTCCGGCAACGGCAAGGGACAGATCTTCGTCAAGGGCAAGGTCATCGCCACCGTCCCCGAGGCCCAGATCGTCAACCGGCTGCTCGAAGAGGCACTCCGCTTGGCCCAAGAGGACCCCACGCCAACGGAGCAGGCGGGGCCATGA
- a CDS encoding polyprenyl synthetase family protein translates to MTHTPAAPEPDLTGFRQAVDACLDRFLDRKAHTAAADELPPEIIDILRDFLFRGGKRLRPLLCACGWSAGAGGGETTRLVSVAAAMEMFHAFALIHDDVMDRSATRRGRPTVHRALATHHGAHRSQTAAERLGASAAVLVGDLALVWSDELLSTHLSPEQLPAVRPYVDAMRTEVMYGQYLDLLNTGQLTGDIETPLQVIRYKTAKYTIERPLHIGAALAGAGPAVLDACTAFALPLGEAFQLRDDLLGVFGTPEQTGKPVLDDLRDGKHTVLIALALTRANPHQDTILRTLLGSPDLDENGAARIRAILDSTGAHADTEHMIHTRYQQALTALDRAPFPATATAALRQIAHAATTRTA, encoded by the coding sequence ATGACGCACACCCCGGCCGCGCCGGAACCGGACCTCACCGGCTTCCGCCAGGCCGTCGACGCCTGCCTCGACCGCTTCCTGGATCGCAAGGCCCACACGGCGGCCGCTGACGAGCTGCCTCCCGAGATCATCGACATCCTGCGCGACTTCCTGTTCCGCGGCGGCAAACGCCTGCGTCCCCTGCTGTGCGCGTGCGGCTGGAGCGCGGGCGCGGGCGGTGGCGAGACCACCAGGCTTGTGTCGGTCGCGGCCGCGATGGAGATGTTCCACGCCTTCGCCCTCATACACGACGACGTCATGGACCGCTCCGCCACCCGCCGCGGCCGGCCCACCGTCCACCGCGCCCTCGCCACCCACCACGGCGCGCACCGCAGCCAGACCGCCGCCGAGCGGCTCGGCGCGAGCGCGGCCGTCCTGGTCGGTGACCTGGCGCTGGTCTGGTCCGACGAGCTCCTGTCCACCCATCTGTCCCCCGAGCAACTGCCCGCGGTCCGACCGTACGTCGATGCGATGCGTACCGAGGTGATGTACGGCCAGTACCTCGACCTGCTGAACACCGGCCAACTCACCGGCGACATCGAAACCCCATTGCAGGTCATCCGCTACAAGACCGCCAAGTACACCATCGAACGCCCCCTGCACATCGGCGCAGCCCTCGCCGGAGCCGGCCCCGCGGTCCTTGACGCCTGCACCGCCTTCGCTCTCCCCCTGGGCGAGGCGTTCCAGCTCCGCGACGACCTCCTGGGGGTGTTCGGCACCCCCGAACAGACCGGCAAGCCCGTCCTGGACGACCTGCGCGACGGCAAACACACCGTGCTGATCGCCCTCGCCCTCACTCGCGCCAACCCCCATCAGGACACCATCCTGCGCACCCTGCTCGGCTCCCCAGACCTGGACGAGAACGGCGCCGCTCGCATTCGCGCCATCCTCGACTCCACCGGCGCCCACGCCGATACCGAGCACATGATCCACACCCGGTACCAACAAGCCCTCACCGCACTCGACCGCGCCCCCTTCCCCGCCACCGCCACCGCCGCCCTCCGACAGATCGCCCACGCGGCCACCACAAGGACCGCATGA
- a CDS encoding cytochrome P450 family protein — translation MPNPDGDVATGCPAHAGPGAGPRPWTPGLPEPRPVEQLLLPDGNPVWMITRYEDALAALNNRKLSKNLDNALPELWPSLGYDGRKSILNQHMNLADPPEHTRLRGLVSKAFTPRRVADLGERIQQITDELLDAVAGAGTADLKDEFISPLISTVLYEMLGVPLADRDEFERNTYIFVGLGNSTSPQEVVASVGWFEEYLTDLTAQRRADPGPDLISGLVQANEDGDALADLEIRSTVMLLLLAGAETTINLLSNGILALLRNPEQLAELKNRPETLGPAIEELLRLTSPVFTAVYRFATQDMMLGGARVKAGEHVMISLAAANHDAGQFSDPETLDIRRDASRHLALGHGPHFCIGAPLARLKARIALRTLFDRFDDLQLAVSQEKLTWTPSLVANSLDHLPVTFTPVTPAAEG, via the coding sequence ATGCCGAACCCCGACGGTGATGTGGCCACCGGCTGTCCCGCGCACGCCGGCCCCGGGGCGGGGCCCCGCCCGTGGACGCCCGGACTGCCCGAACCCCGCCCGGTAGAACAACTGCTGCTGCCCGACGGCAATCCGGTATGGATGATCACCCGGTACGAGGACGCGCTCGCCGCGCTGAACAACCGTAAGCTGAGCAAGAACCTCGACAACGCGCTGCCCGAACTGTGGCCCTCGCTGGGTTACGACGGCCGCAAGTCCATCCTCAACCAGCACATGAACCTCGCCGACCCGCCCGAGCACACCCGGCTGCGCGGGCTGGTGTCCAAGGCGTTCACCCCGCGCCGCGTGGCCGACCTCGGCGAGCGCATTCAGCAGATCACCGACGAACTGCTCGACGCGGTCGCCGGGGCGGGCACGGCCGATCTGAAGGACGAGTTCATCTCACCCCTGATATCGACGGTGCTCTACGAGATGCTCGGCGTGCCGCTGGCCGACCGCGACGAATTCGAGCGAAACACCTACATCTTCGTCGGCCTGGGCAACTCCACCAGCCCGCAGGAGGTCGTCGCCTCGGTCGGCTGGTTCGAGGAGTACCTCACCGACCTGACCGCGCAGCGCCGTGCCGACCCCGGCCCGGACCTCATCTCCGGTCTGGTACAGGCCAACGAGGACGGCGATGCCCTCGCCGACCTGGAGATCCGCTCCACGGTCATGCTGCTGCTGCTCGCCGGCGCGGAGACCACCATCAACCTGCTGTCCAACGGCATCCTCGCGCTCTTGCGCAACCCCGAGCAGCTGGCCGAGCTCAAGAACCGTCCCGAGACGCTCGGCCCGGCCATCGAGGAACTCCTCCGGCTGACCAGCCCGGTGTTCACCGCGGTGTACCGCTTCGCCACGCAGGACATGATGCTGGGCGGCGCGCGGGTCAAGGCGGGCGAGCACGTGATGATCTCGTTGGCCGCGGCCAACCACGACGCCGGCCAGTTCAGCGACCCGGAGACGCTGGACATCCGCCGTGACGCCTCCAGGCACCTGGCGCTGGGCCACGGCCCGCACTTCTGCATCGGCGCCCCGCTCGCCCGGCTCAAGGCCCGCATCGCGCTACGCACCCTGTTCGACCGATTCGACGACCTTCAACTGGCGGTTTCTCAGGAGAAGCTGACCTGGACACCCAGCCTGGTGGCCAACAGCCTGGACCACCTGCCGGTGACCTTCACCCCGGTCACCCCGGCCGCCGAGGGCTGA
- a CDS encoding FAD-dependent oxidoreductase codes for MTQRTTVLVVGAGPCGLAMAAQLSRLGVEATVVDAEDHAHTGSRAILLWPPVREVLAELGLAERAAQDGVQPVALHYHLGSGGSVRVPLAEANAPLVLPQERTGRLLAEALADRGVGVQWGTRVTKVVQDEHTVTVTATRTDGSTTEIEADWVVGADGLRSQVRSQLGIDFCGARFPATFLLAEGRIAGEISADEVHYFLADTGVALIAPLPGGEFRISGAVPAGTEATAEHAQMLLDERGPGGLRFTEVRTVTLFSSDERVAGALRSGRCFLVGDAAHVHSPIGGQGLSLGIPDTRNLAWKLAGVVHGRLHDSVLDSYDPERRAAIAQTLQATGRMARQAVAGPVARHARDLVWRLLGASGGLARGYAPMLAGWRSRYPDVLFGGPAGDTHRSRPRPGTRDPSWLPKPSDGLAGRFQLITYGGTASQLAAAASELADQWPDLVAHFPLDGRTQRFVLLRPDGYVAASGDTDRFTGVAAKFAALVPTTPSPTATAR; via the coding sequence ATGACGCAACGCACTACCGTTCTGGTCGTCGGTGCGGGCCCGTGCGGCCTGGCCATGGCCGCGCAGCTGAGCCGGCTCGGTGTCGAGGCCACGGTGGTCGACGCGGAGGACCACGCGCACACCGGCTCCCGGGCGATCCTGCTGTGGCCCCCGGTGCGGGAAGTGCTCGCCGAACTCGGCCTCGCCGAGCGCGCCGCCCAGGACGGTGTCCAGCCCGTCGCACTCCACTACCACCTGGGCTCCGGCGGCAGCGTGCGGGTGCCGCTCGCCGAGGCCAACGCCCCGCTGGTGCTGCCCCAGGAGCGCACCGGGCGGCTGCTGGCTGAGGCGCTGGCCGACCGCGGCGTCGGCGTCCAGTGGGGCACCAGGGTGACCAAGGTCGTCCAGGACGAGCACACGGTGACCGTCACCGCAACCCGCACGGACGGCAGCACCACCGAGATCGAGGCCGACTGGGTGGTGGGCGCGGACGGGCTGCGCAGCCAGGTGCGCTCCCAGTTGGGCATCGACTTCTGCGGGGCCCGGTTCCCGGCCACCTTCCTGCTCGCCGAGGGCCGCATCGCCGGGGAGATCAGCGCCGACGAGGTCCATTACTTCCTCGCCGACACCGGCGTCGCGCTGATCGCCCCGTTGCCCGGCGGCGAATTCCGTATCTCCGGCGCCGTCCCGGCGGGCACCGAGGCCACGGCGGAGCACGCCCAGATGCTGTTGGACGAACGCGGACCCGGCGGGCTCCGTTTCACCGAGGTGCGCACCGTGACGCTGTTCTCCAGCGACGAGCGAGTGGCGGGTGCGCTCCGATCCGGGCGCTGCTTCCTCGTCGGCGACGCCGCGCACGTGCACAGCCCGATCGGCGGCCAGGGCCTCAGCCTGGGTATCCCGGACACCCGCAACCTGGCCTGGAAACTCGCCGGCGTGGTGCACGGCCGGCTCCACGACTCGGTCCTGGACAGCTACGACCCGGAGCGACGCGCTGCGATCGCACAGACCCTCCAGGCCACCGGCCGGATGGCCAGGCAGGCCGTGGCCGGTCCGGTGGCCCGCCACGCCCGGGACCTCGTCTGGCGGTTGCTGGGAGCCTCCGGTGGGCTGGCCCGCGGCTACGCGCCGATGCTGGCCGGCTGGCGCAGCCGCTACCCGGACGTGCTGTTCGGCGGCCCCGCCGGCGACACCCACCGCTCCCGGCCGCGACCCGGAACCCGGGATCCCAGTTGGCTCCCCAAACCGTCCGACGGACTGGCCGGCCGGTTCCAGCTGATCACCTACGGCGGTACCGCAAGCCAACTCGCCGCGGCAGCATCCGAGTTGGCCGACCAATGGCCAGACCTGGTAGCGCATTTCCCGCTGGACGGCCGGACACAGCGGTTCGTGCTGCTCCGCCCGGACGGCTACGTGGCCGCTTCCGGTGACACCGACCGGTTCACCGGTGTGGCCGCGAAGTTCGCCGCGCTGGTCCCCACCACGCCATCTCCCACGGCAACCGCCCGGTGA
- a CDS encoding 1-deoxy-D-xylulose-5-phosphate synthase, with protein MTGAHIDRHEHFPLLAAHGCPEALRSLSYGELKELADEIRAFLVDRVCATGGHLGPNLGVVELTLALHRVFDSPRDSLVFDIGHQSYVHKLLTGRAADFGSLRQEGGLSGYPSRDESVHDLVENSHASTALSYADGLAKAHELTGHTDRRVVAVIGDGAMTGGMAWEALNNIGGAPGRPVIVVLNDNGRSYAPTTGALATSLATLPRNDGGTNTGRNLFTDLGFAYLGPLNGHDTAALEGALRRARSLERPVVVHVVTVKGKGYRPAEQDEADCLHAVGPVNATTGRPDTAVALSWTDAFEQVLVELAAEREDLVAVTAAMLRPTGLWAMAQRYPRRVFDVGIAEQHAVTSAAGLAMGGLHPVVALYATFVNRAFDQVLMDVGLHRLPVTFVLDRAGITGPDGPSHHGMWDLGVLATVPGLRIAAPRDAYRLRSLLREAVAVRNGPTVLRIPKSATGAAVDAVAQVDGLDILHRSPRRPLDVLLVPAGPLATAALEAVAVLEGQGLGVTVADPGWILPVRHTLPTLVARHRVAVSIEDNIRTSGFGTALAQACQEAGVATPVTSLGLPHTFLPHGPRSALLTRAGLDADGIARSARRALAAASARPPCSSSTPDTGSL; from the coding sequence GTGACGGGCGCCCACATCGACCGGCACGAGCACTTCCCGCTGCTGGCTGCGCACGGCTGCCCCGAGGCGTTGCGTTCCCTGTCGTACGGGGAGCTCAAGGAACTCGCTGACGAGATCCGCGCGTTCCTGGTCGACAGGGTCTGTGCCACCGGAGGCCATCTGGGACCGAATCTGGGAGTGGTGGAACTCACCCTCGCACTGCACCGGGTCTTCGACTCACCGCGTGACAGTCTCGTCTTCGATATCGGGCACCAGTCGTACGTCCACAAACTGCTGACGGGGCGGGCAGCCGACTTCGGATCGCTGCGGCAGGAGGGCGGACTGTCCGGCTATCCGTCCCGTGACGAGTCGGTGCACGACCTGGTGGAGAACTCCCATGCCTCCACTGCACTGTCCTACGCGGACGGCCTAGCCAAGGCACACGAGCTGACCGGCCACACGGACCGGCGGGTGGTGGCTGTCATCGGGGACGGGGCGATGACCGGAGGAATGGCGTGGGAGGCGCTGAACAACATCGGCGGTGCGCCTGGCCGTCCGGTGATCGTGGTCCTCAACGACAACGGCCGCTCCTACGCCCCCACCACCGGAGCACTGGCTACCTCCCTGGCCACGCTCCCCCGGAACGACGGCGGGACGAACACCGGCCGGAACCTGTTCACGGACCTCGGCTTCGCCTACCTCGGCCCCCTCAACGGACACGACACAGCCGCCCTGGAGGGCGCGCTGCGCCGGGCCCGGTCCCTGGAACGGCCGGTGGTGGTGCACGTGGTCACGGTCAAGGGCAAGGGCTACCGCCCGGCCGAGCAGGACGAGGCGGACTGCCTGCACGCGGTGGGCCCCGTGAACGCCACAACCGGCCGACCCGATACCGCCGTGGCGCTGTCCTGGACCGACGCGTTCGAACAGGTCCTGGTGGAACTGGCGGCCGAACGTGAGGACCTGGTCGCCGTCACCGCGGCGATGCTGCGCCCGACCGGGCTGTGGGCCATGGCACAGCGGTATCCCCGGCGGGTCTTCGACGTCGGGATCGCCGAACAGCACGCGGTGACCAGTGCCGCGGGACTGGCCATGGGCGGCCTGCACCCGGTGGTCGCGCTCTACGCGACGTTCGTGAACCGGGCGTTCGACCAGGTCCTGATGGACGTCGGCCTGCACCGGCTGCCCGTCACCTTCGTCCTGGACCGGGCCGGTATCACGGGGCCGGACGGACCCAGCCACCACGGCATGTGGGATCTGGGCGTCCTGGCCACGGTGCCAGGCCTCCGGATCGCGGCCCCTCGCGACGCCTACCGGCTCAGGTCCCTGCTGCGCGAAGCCGTCGCGGTGCGCAACGGCCCCACGGTATTGCGCATCCCCAAGTCGGCGACCGGAGCGGCCGTCGATGCGGTGGCGCAGGTGGACGGCCTGGACATCCTGCACCGCAGCCCGCGGCGCCCCCTGGACGTCCTACTCGTCCCCGCGGGTCCGCTCGCCACCGCGGCCCTCGAGGCCGTCGCCGTGCTGGAAGGGCAGGGGCTGGGGGTAACGGTGGCCGACCCTGGCTGGATCCTGCCCGTCCGCCACACGCTGCCCACGCTGGTCGCCCGTCACCGTGTCGCCGTCAGCATCGAGGACAACATCCGCACCAGCGGCTTCGGCACGGCTCTGGCCCAGGCCTGCCAGGAGGCCGGAGTGGCCACCCCAGTGACCAGCCTCGGACTGCCCCACACGTTCCTCCCCCACGGACCCCGCAGCGCCCTGCTGACCCGGGCCGGCCTGGACGCCGACGGCATCGCCCGCTCCGCCCGCCGAGCCCTCGCCGCCGCGTCCGCACGCCCACCATGCTCCAGCTCCACCCCCGACACAGGGAGCCTTTGA